The following proteins are encoded in a genomic region of Saccharopolyspora antimicrobica:
- a CDS encoding ArsR/SmtB family transcription factor, with the protein MSKDVFLALASPSRRRLLELLADGPRTAGDLAAQFELSRPAVAEHLQVLRRAELVRDEQVGRQRLYHLEAAPLEQISEWLHPFERFWRDRLRSMAELLENEEESP; encoded by the coding sequence ATGTCCAAAGACGTCTTTCTCGCTCTGGCCAGCCCCTCCCGGCGCCGCCTGCTGGAGCTGCTGGCAGACGGCCCCCGGACAGCAGGAGACCTGGCCGCTCAGTTCGAGCTGAGTCGGCCTGCGGTCGCCGAACACTTGCAAGTTCTGCGCCGGGCGGAGCTCGTCAGGGACGAACAGGTCGGTCGCCAGCGTCTCTACCACCTGGAGGCCGCCCCGTTGGAGCAGATCAGTGAGTGGCTGCATCCGTTCGAGCGGTTCTGGCGCGACCGTCTGCGCAGCATGGCCGAGCTCTTGGAAAACGAGGAGGAATCACCATGA
- a CDS encoding adenine deaminase has protein sequence MADLRIAGGRVVSTFTGEVFEADVLVTGEVISGVVPPGAGPEAAEVIDAGGRLIVPGFVDAHMHVESSFTTPAAFAWLTLPRGTTTVLADPHEIVNVAGKAAMRWMIEEGARSPQTQLWGVPSCVPALAGMEYSGAHLDPEDIDELLGWDGVSALAEVMDYRAVVAGDQRMHDIVRVARERGTILDGHCPNLSGEELSAYLATGIDSDHTKNTPEVAVEKARLGMTVMLQEKCLLPEVVGALTALPQLPPLCLVTDDLAADHIAAKGHLDHIGRKAVEAGLPALDALRALTWNPAQRLRKYDRGVVAPSKRADLLLLDGELADFAVHTVIAGGAVVARGGTPTYPEPEVTHPFAGSVQIAEIDPDEFRWRLNLPDGTHRFRALQVNPVDTYTQAAEVSLEVVDGEVRWEGEVALLWVRNRHGRPNTSCVPVIGMSLAEGALTTTYAHDSHNFVTLGTSRRAMRATAEAVLADDGGVAVAHAEGVVARLSLAVGGVMSAEPTPKAVAGSRRVREALEAWGWRHANPFMSVSTLTLAVSPSVKITDLGLVDVLARDWTPQVLDCCH, from the coding sequence GTCCACGTTCACCGGGGAGGTCTTCGAGGCCGATGTGCTGGTCACCGGGGAGGTGATCAGCGGCGTCGTGCCGCCGGGAGCGGGGCCGGAGGCCGCCGAAGTGATCGACGCGGGCGGCAGGCTGATCGTCCCCGGGTTCGTCGACGCGCACATGCACGTCGAGAGCTCCTTCACCACCCCGGCCGCCTTCGCCTGGCTGACGCTGCCGCGCGGCACCACCACGGTCCTCGCCGACCCGCACGAGATCGTCAACGTCGCGGGCAAGGCCGCGATGCGGTGGATGATCGAGGAGGGTGCCCGCAGCCCGCAGACCCAGCTCTGGGGCGTGCCGTCGTGCGTCCCCGCGCTGGCCGGGATGGAGTACTCCGGCGCGCACCTGGACCCCGAGGACATCGACGAACTCCTCGGCTGGGACGGGGTTTCCGCGCTCGCCGAGGTGATGGACTACCGCGCCGTGGTGGCCGGTGACCAGCGCATGCACGACATCGTGCGCGTCGCGCGGGAGCGCGGCACGATCCTCGACGGCCACTGCCCGAACCTCTCCGGCGAGGAGCTCAGCGCCTACCTGGCCACCGGCATCGACTCCGACCACACCAAGAACACGCCCGAGGTCGCGGTGGAGAAGGCCCGCCTCGGCATGACGGTGATGCTGCAGGAGAAGTGCCTGCTCCCGGAGGTCGTCGGCGCGTTGACGGCGTTGCCGCAACTTCCGCCGCTGTGCCTGGTCACCGACGACCTCGCCGCCGACCACATCGCCGCCAAGGGCCACCTCGACCACATCGGGCGCAAGGCGGTCGAGGCCGGGCTCCCGGCGTTGGACGCCTTGCGCGCCCTGACCTGGAACCCCGCACAACGCCTGCGCAAGTACGACCGAGGCGTGGTCGCCCCGTCCAAGCGCGCGGACCTGCTGCTGCTCGACGGAGAACTGGCGGACTTCGCGGTGCACACGGTGATCGCGGGCGGGGCAGTGGTGGCGCGCGGCGGCACCCCGACCTACCCGGAACCCGAAGTCACCCACCCGTTCGCCGGCTCGGTGCAGATCGCCGAGATCGACCCGGACGAGTTCCGCTGGCGCCTCAACCTGCCCGACGGCACGCACCGGTTCCGCGCCCTCCAGGTGAATCCGGTCGACACCTACACCCAGGCGGCCGAGGTCTCGCTCGAAGTCGTCGACGGCGAAGTCCGGTGGGAGGGCGAGGTCGCGCTGCTCTGGGTGCGCAACCGCCACGGACGACCGAACACCTCGTGCGTTCCTGTGATCGGCATGAGTCTCGCCGAAGGCGCGCTGACCACGACGTACGCCCACGACAGCCACAACTTCGTCACCCTGGGAACCTCCCGGCGAGCGATGCGAGCCACCGCGGAAGCGGTCCTGGCCGACGACGGCGGCGTGGCGGTCGCGCACGCCGAAGGCGTGGTCGCGCGACTGTCGCTGGCCGTCGGAGGCGTCATGTCGGCGGAGCCGACGCCGAAGGCGGTGGCGGGCAGCCGCCGAGTGCGCGAAGCGCTCGAGGCATGGGGGTGGCGGCACGCGAACCCGTTCATGAGCGTGTCGACGCTGACCCTGGCGGTCTCGCCCAGCGTCAAGATCACCGACCTGGGTTTGGTCGACGTCTTGGCCCGTGATTGGACGCCGCAGGTCCTCGACTGCTGCCACTGA
- a CDS encoding SRPBCC family protein: MTYARTGTISVDQFIDAPPVKVWRALTDPELHAKWWAPGDVAEHVGHEFHLEMPGFGSIPCRVVESEPHERFAYTFNGEWTLTWRLIAEGRGTRLLLDHSGFDLDDKRARDACERMGPGWRDTVLPRLAKLAPEID; the protein is encoded by the coding sequence ATGACCTACGCCCGCACCGGAACCATCTCGGTCGACCAGTTCATCGACGCTCCACCGGTGAAGGTCTGGCGCGCCCTGACCGACCCGGAGCTGCACGCGAAGTGGTGGGCACCCGGCGACGTGGCCGAACACGTCGGCCACGAGTTTCACTTGGAGATGCCCGGCTTCGGGTCCATTCCGTGCCGGGTCGTGGAATCCGAACCACATGAACGTTTCGCCTACACGTTCAACGGCGAGTGGACGCTGACCTGGCGACTGATCGCAGAGGGGCGCGGGACACGGCTTCTGCTCGACCACTCCGGGTTCGACCTCGACGACAAGCGCGCCCGTGACGCGTGCGAGCGCATGGGGCCAGGCTGGCGCGACACAGTCCTGCCCAGACTCGCGAAGCTCGCGCCCGAAATCGACTGA